One window of the Nocardia huaxiensis genome contains the following:
- a CDS encoding AraC family transcriptional regulator yields the protein MTRLAEERGMPAAACLAGTGIAPGAVLDPNSEITARQELTVVRNLLARFGDEPGLGIEAGSRYHISMYGPWGLALLSSRTLRDAVDVALRNVELAFAFGQLSFEEEDGKVRIRFDDHEVPEDARPFLAERVMTGIQTLGRELYSIGIPLDYIAFAHPAPADTSRHVAMFGVEPAFGVRCTEANFDAAYLDLELPQANDWARSTCEQLCKDLLARRHARTGIAGAVRDLLVRNPGEIPDQTAVAAELFMSPRTLSRRLNEERTSFRALLDEVRQMMSEELLDHTDMTTDQVAARLGYSEAASFIRAFRRWKGCPPQEYRARTGRTSARMLEAV from the coding sequence TTGACGCGACTGGCGGAGGAACGGGGAATGCCGGCCGCGGCCTGTCTGGCTGGGACAGGCATCGCGCCGGGGGCGGTGCTCGATCCGAATTCGGAGATCACCGCCCGGCAGGAGCTGACCGTGGTGCGCAACCTGCTCGCGCGCTTCGGCGACGAGCCGGGATTGGGAATCGAGGCGGGCAGCCGCTATCACATCTCCATGTACGGGCCGTGGGGTCTGGCGCTGCTCAGCAGTCGCACGCTGCGGGACGCGGTGGATGTGGCGCTGCGGAATGTGGAACTCGCCTTCGCGTTCGGCCAGCTCAGCTTCGAGGAGGAGGACGGCAAGGTCCGGATCCGCTTCGACGACCACGAGGTGCCCGAGGACGCGCGGCCGTTCCTCGCCGAGCGGGTGATGACCGGCATCCAGACGCTGGGCCGTGAGCTCTATTCGATCGGCATCCCCCTCGACTACATCGCTTTCGCGCATCCGGCCCCCGCCGACACATCCCGGCACGTCGCCATGTTCGGCGTCGAACCGGCTTTCGGGGTGCGGTGCACCGAGGCCAACTTCGACGCCGCGTACCTGGATCTCGAACTCCCGCAAGCCAACGACTGGGCGCGCAGCACCTGTGAACAGCTCTGCAAGGACCTGCTGGCGCGGCGGCACGCGCGCACCGGCATCGCGGGCGCGGTGCGGGATCTGCTGGTGCGCAATCCGGGCGAGATCCCGGATCAGACGGCGGTGGCGGCGGAACTGTTCATGAGCCCGCGGACGCTGTCGCGCCGGCTCAATGAGGAGCGGACCTCCTTCCGGGCCCTGCTGGACGAGGTGCGGCAGATGATGTCGGAGGAACTGCTCGACCACACCGATATGACCACCGATCAGGTGGCGGCGCGGCTGGGGTATTCCGAGGCGGCGTCGTTCATCCGGGCGTTCCGGCGCTGGAAAGGGTGCCCGCCGCAGGAATATCGCGCGCGCACCGGCCGGACGTCCGCGCGGATGCTCGAAGCGGTGTGA
- a CDS encoding ABC1 kinase family protein, protein MAGLRRKGIARMAKVASIPATMMAQRITATGKVLLAGAERGTVTDEMLDKAAEQVFAVLGELKGGAMKLGQALSVAEAAVPPRFADHFRDALTRLQQEAPPMPVAETHRMLDQQLGTAWRKRFAEFDDTPIAAASIGQVHKAVYHDGREVAVKVQYPEAENSLRADLTMLQMVSGAFNTLLAGTNARQLIEEFLARTEDELDYRIEAAYQRRFAKAFAGDPQFFVPKVVAAAPKVLVTEWMEGTPLSRIIADGSRAERNRAGLMLAEFALMSPSRVGLLHSDPHPGNFQLRPDNRLGIIDFGACAQTPRGIPAAVGRLATRVLAEDWAGMERVMRAENFIKPGAPIDLEVMIRRTAPIVAEIDGSNFHFSRALLQAEVARSLDPENISLTNARAFKAPEDYPEYVMLGRVLSGVVGICAQLDAEGPFLDLARRWIPEFDGAAEAAS, encoded by the coding sequence GTGGCCGGACTCAGAAGAAAAGGCATCGCCCGCATGGCGAAGGTGGCCAGCATCCCCGCGACCATGATGGCGCAGCGGATCACCGCCACCGGCAAGGTGTTGCTCGCGGGCGCCGAACGCGGCACCGTCACCGACGAGATGCTGGACAAGGCGGCCGAACAGGTCTTCGCCGTACTCGGCGAACTCAAAGGCGGCGCAATGAAACTCGGGCAGGCGCTGAGCGTGGCCGAGGCCGCCGTGCCACCGCGGTTCGCCGACCACTTCCGCGACGCGCTGACCCGGTTGCAGCAGGAGGCGCCGCCCATGCCGGTGGCGGAGACGCACCGGATGCTGGATCAGCAGCTGGGCACGGCGTGGCGCAAACGCTTCGCGGAATTCGACGACACCCCCATTGCCGCGGCCAGCATCGGGCAGGTGCACAAGGCGGTCTATCACGACGGCCGCGAAGTGGCCGTCAAGGTGCAGTACCCCGAGGCCGAGAACTCGCTGCGCGCGGATCTGACCATGCTGCAAATGGTTTCGGGCGCGTTCAACACGCTGCTGGCCGGTACCAATGCCCGCCAGCTCATCGAGGAGTTCCTGGCGCGCACCGAGGACGAACTCGACTATCGCATCGAGGCGGCATATCAGCGGCGCTTTGCCAAGGCGTTCGCGGGCGATCCGCAGTTCTTCGTGCCGAAGGTGGTGGCCGCGGCGCCCAAGGTGCTGGTGACCGAGTGGATGGAGGGGACGCCGCTGTCGCGCATCATCGCCGATGGGTCACGGGCCGAACGCAATCGGGCCGGGCTCATGCTGGCGGAGTTCGCGCTCATGTCGCCGTCGCGGGTGGGGCTGCTGCACAGTGATCCGCATCCCGGGAACTTCCAGCTGCGGCCCGACAATCGGCTCGGGATCATCGATTTCGGGGCGTGCGCGCAGACGCCGCGCGGAATCCCCGCTGCCGTAGGACGATTGGCGACCCGCGTGCTCGCCGAGGACTGGGCGGGGATGGAGCGCGTCATGCGGGCGGAGAACTTCATCAAACCCGGCGCGCCCATCGATCTGGAGGTCATGATCCGGCGCACCGCGCCGATCGTCGCCGAGATCGACGGCTCCAACTTCCATTTCAGCCGGGCGCTACTGCAGGCGGAGGTGGCCAGATCACTGGATCCGGAGAATATCTCCCTCACCAACGCGCGGGCGTTCAAAGCGCCCGAGGACTATCCCGAGTACGTCATGCTGGGGCGGGTTCTCAGCGGCGTCGTGGGCATCTGCGCCCAGCTCGACGCCGAGGGCCCGTTCCTGGATCTGGCGCGCCGCTGGATCCCCGAATTCGATGGCGCGGCCGAAGCCGCGTCCTGA
- a CDS encoding nitroreductase family deazaflavin-dependent oxidoreductase: MTLKPDVAASTDASPHWRAAADERMPELGKFSRTNILTWLAGRAGGRIGGGGRIKVLEAMGRSGAMALGYAPLGIRLVLRSKLTRVDCELATLRTAWNAGARYEWHHHVYAARLSGLSLRTVERVTAGPDAEGWTEHQRLLLRAVDELHADRMIGDATFEGLSGHLSAAQIADLCMLVGHYEMLAMLLKTHGVEPEPGMWRRGPLKWVRDEASGDGLAPSWLPTFNRYITNPFTRLYAGKIPPYSVIHHRGRKSGRPFATPVVANYRDGLLIVPLPYGSKSDWLRNVKAAGGGEATYRRQTRKFANPRVVDAAGATELPEQVRRYTRLVQVMVADLVD, encoded by the coding sequence GTGACGCTGAAACCCGATGTCGCCGCCTCGACCGACGCCTCGCCACACTGGCGGGCCGCGGCGGACGAGCGCATGCCCGAACTCGGAAAGTTCTCCAGAACCAATATTCTCACCTGGCTGGCCGGGCGGGCCGGCGGCCGGATCGGCGGCGGCGGACGCATCAAGGTGCTGGAGGCCATGGGCCGCAGCGGCGCCATGGCCCTCGGTTACGCGCCCCTGGGGATCCGGCTCGTCCTGCGCAGCAAGCTGACTCGCGTGGACTGCGAGCTGGCCACGCTGCGCACGGCCTGGAACGCGGGCGCGCGCTACGAATGGCATCATCACGTGTACGCGGCCCGGCTCAGCGGGCTCTCGCTGCGCACCGTGGAACGCGTCACCGCCGGTCCCGACGCCGAGGGCTGGACCGAACACCAGCGCCTGCTGCTGCGCGCGGTCGACGAACTGCATGCCGATCGGATGATCGGCGACGCCACCTTCGAGGGGCTGTCCGGCCACCTGTCCGCGGCGCAGATCGCCGACCTGTGCATGCTGGTCGGTCACTACGAAATGCTGGCCATGCTGCTGAAAACCCATGGCGTCGAACCCGAACCGGGCATGTGGCGGCGCGGGCCGCTGAAGTGGGTCCGGGACGAGGCGAGCGGCGACGGGCTCGCGCCCAGCTGGCTGCCCACCTTCAACCGCTACATCACCAACCCGTTCACCCGCCTCTACGCCGGAAAGATCCCGCCCTACAGCGTGATTCACCATCGGGGCCGCAAGTCCGGCAGGCCGTTCGCCACCCCGGTGGTCGCGAATTACCGCGACGGCCTGCTGATCGTGCCGCTGCCCTACGGCAGCAAATCCGACTGGCTGCGCAATGTGAAGGCCGCGGGCGGCGGCGAGGCGACCTACCGCAGGCAGACCCGCAAGTTCGCGAATCCGCGTGTGGTGGACGCGGCGGGCGCGACCGAACTGCCCGAACAGGTTCGGCGCTATACCCGGCTGGTGCAGGTGATGGTCGCCGACCTCGTCGACTGA
- a CDS encoding SDR family NAD(P)-dependent oxidoreductase gives MFGGISDPRLVLVTGAGSGIGRATALRFAKHGATVLVSDIDEATAKQTAALIIERGGQAYATRLDVTDDTAWADYAVEVLDRHGVPDVLVNNAGIVVIGGFLDQSKRAWDHQMSVNLDGVINGCRAFAPLMADARRGQIVNVASVMAFSPSPLAPSYNVAKAGVRMFSECLRGELAPYRVGVSVVCPGAVATNIGKGEITSDVGLPPDRVAGLQRGISELIVTLGPALGFGPDIIARGIVRAVRYNLAVLPVRPEAWAMFAAARLSPGLYRLALAQADPARVAALARFAARVIPDRVIRAFEA, from the coding sequence ATGTTCGGCGGAATATCCGACCCCCGGCTGGTGCTGGTCACCGGCGCCGGCAGCGGCATCGGCCGGGCCACCGCCCTGCGATTCGCGAAACACGGTGCGACCGTGCTGGTCAGCGATATCGACGAGGCGACGGCCAAGCAGACGGCGGCGCTGATCATCGAGCGCGGCGGGCAAGCGTACGCCACCCGGCTCGACGTCACCGATGACACGGCCTGGGCGGATTACGCGGTCGAGGTGCTCGACCGGCACGGCGTGCCCGATGTGCTGGTCAACAATGCGGGAATCGTTGTCATAGGCGGCTTCCTGGACCAGAGCAAGCGGGCCTGGGACCACCAGATGTCGGTGAACCTGGACGGCGTGATCAACGGCTGCCGGGCCTTCGCGCCCCTCATGGCCGACGCCCGCCGCGGTCAGATCGTGAATGTCGCCTCGGTCATGGCCTTTTCACCGTCGCCGCTGGCGCCGTCCTACAACGTGGCCAAGGCCGGGGTGCGCATGTTCTCCGAATGCCTGCGCGGCGAACTCGCACCCTACCGGGTCGGCGTCTCGGTGGTGTGCCCCGGCGCGGTGGCCACCAATATCGGCAAGGGCGAGATCACCAGCGATGTGGGACTGCCACCCGACCGGGTCGCCGGGCTGCAGCGCGGCATCTCCGAACTGATCGTAACCCTCGGCCCCGCACTGGGTTTCGGCCCGGACATCATTGCCCGCGGGATCGTGCGGGCGGTGCGCTACAACCTCGCGGTGCTGCCGGTGCGGCCCGAGGCGTGGGCCATGTTCGCCGCCGCCCGGCTGTCGCCCGGCCTGTACCGGCTCGCGCTGGCCCAGGCCGATCCGGCCCGGGTGGCCGCCCTCGCCCGGTTCGCCGCACGGGTGATCCCCGACCGCGTCATCCGCGCGTTCGAAGCCTGA
- a CDS encoding flavin-containing monooxygenase, translating into MSTPDHEFVIIGAGPCGIGAGITLKRHGIEDFVIVERFDEPGGTWSVNTYPGIGCDVPTPGYEFFFARNPGWSRFFPKGAEINEYHLGIARSHGIEPHYRFRTDVTRQAWDEQQHLWRLTIANGREITARYIIAAIGQFSDPRLPDIPGVDSFAGKVQQPARWDHTYDMRGKRVIVVGTGASAVQIIPEIAPLAQRLEVFQRTPIYCVFKPDFVPPRAIARAFSAPALNTLQYVLWTVGFDLLMEALTEAPGVIAHPALRGFDRLARTYMRARLRWTVRDPDTRRRLMPGHGGAAKRPALSNTYLPTFNRPNVELVTTPIERVTETGIVTADGVTHDCDVLVLATGYHFFADPEFYKVGWVTGRDGRDLGEFFLEHDVQAYESASVPGFPNRWMLSGPWSWSHIVHTMSEFLTANIARSANAARAQGITALEVSEHAHEWYHAKTVRKNRNFQWYFEELNRDARTYYTNSHGTVAGLRHVTWIEMWLRNLLSPLGGYDCRRLGAPVRTDQPLEQVG; encoded by the coding sequence ATGAGCACTCCCGACCACGAATTCGTCATCATCGGCGCCGGACCGTGCGGCATCGGTGCGGGAATCACCTTGAAACGCCACGGAATCGAGGACTTCGTCATAGTCGAGCGGTTCGACGAGCCCGGCGGCACCTGGAGTGTGAACACCTATCCGGGCATCGGATGTGACGTTCCCACACCGGGTTACGAATTCTTCTTCGCCCGCAATCCCGGCTGGTCGCGGTTCTTCCCGAAAGGCGCCGAGATCAACGAGTATCACCTCGGCATCGCGCGCAGCCACGGCATCGAACCGCACTACCGATTCCGGACGGATGTGACCCGGCAGGCGTGGGACGAGCAGCAGCACCTGTGGCGCTTGACGATCGCCAACGGCCGGGAGATCACCGCGCGCTACATCATCGCCGCCATCGGGCAGTTCAGTGATCCCCGCCTGCCCGATATCCCGGGCGTGGACAGCTTCGCGGGCAAGGTGCAGCAGCCCGCCCGCTGGGATCACACCTACGACATGCGCGGCAAGCGGGTGATCGTGGTCGGCACGGGAGCCAGTGCGGTGCAGATCATTCCGGAGATCGCGCCGCTGGCGCAGCGGCTCGAGGTGTTTCAGCGCACCCCGATCTACTGCGTGTTCAAGCCGGATTTCGTGCCGCCCAGGGCGATTGCGCGCGCCTTCTCCGCGCCCGCGCTGAACACGCTCCAATACGTGCTCTGGACAGTCGGTTTCGATCTGCTGATGGAGGCCCTCACCGAGGCGCCCGGCGTCATCGCCCATCCCGCCCTGCGCGGCTTCGATCGGCTCGCCCGCACCTATATGCGCGCCCGCCTGCGCTGGACCGTGCGGGATCCGGACACCCGCCGCCGGCTCATGCCCGGCCACGGCGGGGCCGCCAAACGTCCCGCCCTGTCCAATACCTACCTGCCGACCTTCAACCGCCCCAATGTCGAACTGGTGACCACGCCCATCGAGCGCGTCACCGAAACCGGCATCGTCACCGCCGACGGCGTCACGCACGACTGCGATGTGCTGGTGCTGGCCACCGGCTATCACTTCTTCGCCGACCCCGAGTTCTACAAGGTGGGCTGGGTGACCGGCCGCGACGGGCGCGACCTCGGCGAGTTCTTCCTCGAACACGACGTGCAGGCCTACGAGAGCGCGTCGGTGCCCGGCTTCCCCAATCGCTGGATGCTGTCGGGCCCCTGGTCGTGGAGCCACATCGTGCACACCATGTCGGAATTCCTCACCGCCAATATCGCCCGCAGCGCCAATGCCGCACGCGCCCAGGGGATCACCGCGCTCGAGGTGAGCGAGCACGCCCACGAGTGGTACCACGCCAAAACCGTGCGCAAGAACCGCAACTTCCAGTGGTACTTCGAGGAACTCAACCGCGACGCCCGCACCTACTACACCAATTCGCACGGCACCGTCGCCGGGCTGCGGCACGTCACCTGGATCGAGATGTGGCTGCGCAACCTGCTGTCCCCACTGGGCGGCTACGACTGCCGCAGGCTCGGCGCACCGGTCCGCACCGATCAGCCCCTCGAACAGGTCGGCTGA
- a CDS encoding MlaE family ABC transporter permease translates to MRTESATRTRGDTTTALQIVRGNFSDVAITSLRTFGRTVDLGVEAVRGTVADLVARKFQWREMLYQAWYLITVTALPAILMAVPFGVIVSVQVGNLIHQLGADSLIGAAGGMGVIQQGAPIATGLLLGGAGASAIASDLGARTVREEIDALRVMGINPVHRLVIPRVAAMVIVAPLLNILIIFVGIVAGYCVAIGAQNVTPGSYWATFGAFTVLTDVWISLAKAILFGFLVVIVACQRGLEARGGPRGVADGVNAAVVLSVAAIIVVNLVITQVVTMFLPMRVA, encoded by the coding sequence ATGCGGACCGAGTCGGCGACCCGAACACGGGGCGATACGACCACGGCCTTGCAGATCGTCCGCGGGAACTTCTCCGACGTCGCGATCACGAGCCTGCGCACCTTCGGACGGACGGTCGACCTGGGTGTCGAAGCGGTCCGCGGCACGGTCGCCGATCTCGTGGCCCGGAAGTTCCAGTGGCGCGAAATGCTTTATCAGGCTTGGTATCTGATCACCGTGACGGCACTGCCGGCCATTCTCATGGCGGTTCCGTTCGGGGTCATCGTCTCGGTGCAGGTGGGCAATCTGATTCACCAGCTGGGCGCGGATTCGCTGATCGGCGCGGCCGGCGGCATGGGGGTCATCCAGCAGGGCGCGCCCATCGCCACCGGGCTGCTGCTCGGCGGGGCGGGCGCCTCGGCCATCGCCTCGGATCTGGGGGCGCGCACGGTGCGCGAGGAGATCGACGCGCTGCGCGTCATGGGCATCAATCCCGTGCACCGCCTGGTGATTCCGCGGGTGGCGGCCATGGTGATCGTGGCACCGCTGCTGAACATCCTGATCATTTTCGTGGGCATCGTGGCCGGGTACTGCGTGGCCATCGGCGCGCAGAATGTGACGCCGGGCAGCTACTGGGCCACTTTCGGCGCGTTCACCGTGCTGACCGATGTGTGGATCTCGCTGGCCAAGGCCATCCTGTTCGGCTTCCTGGTGGTGATCGTGGCCTGTCAGCGCGGACTGGAGGCGCGCGGCGGGCCGCGCGGGGTGGCCGACGGGGTGAATGCCGCAGTGGTGCTGTCGGTCGCGGCCATCATCGTGGTGAATCTGGTGATCACGCAGGTGGTCACCATGTTCCTGCCCATGCGGGTGGCATGA
- a CDS encoding carboxymuconolactone decarboxylase family protein, producing MDGLGWPAPRVPRLRPRWGWLRYLLPGSTQIWWIGTVHPRLLAVLFALEGPAEFGQLLVAKLRHRDIELLVLRATWNAGHFYHYAAHALWARVRERPGFLEAVQAGPGHRRWSGRQAALLRAADELHEDLAIGPATVARLRELGYTDRELVEICFVTAHYQLIAMLEESAGMPPEPLLGRPRSRSGAQPRRPRTGIRHPAPGLNPGTPWTPGDAALAPQRPLRALIGWYGRTMARVSTLDAAEVGAALHPAPDTATDRAKLLARAVAELDREFFLSDDTWRELLDHFTVRQIMELCVLVGHYRTHEMIAHTMNADR from the coding sequence ATGGATGGATTGGGCTGGCCCGCACCGCGGGTGCCGCGACTGCGACCGCGCTGGGGCTGGTTGCGGTATCTGTTGCCCGGTTCCACCCAGATCTGGTGGATCGGCACCGTGCATCCGCGGCTGCTCGCCGTGCTGTTCGCGTTGGAGGGGCCGGCCGAGTTCGGCCAGCTGCTGGTGGCGAAGCTGCGCCATCGCGATATCGAACTGCTGGTGCTGCGGGCCACCTGGAATGCGGGCCACTTCTATCACTATGCGGCGCACGCGCTGTGGGCGCGGGTGCGGGAGCGGCCGGGGTTCCTGGAGGCCGTGCAGGCCGGTCCCGGCCATCGCCGGTGGAGCGGGCGGCAGGCCGCGCTGTTGCGGGCGGCTGACGAGCTGCACGAGGATCTCGCCATCGGCCCGGCCACGGTGGCACGGCTGCGCGAGCTCGGGTACACCGACCGGGAGCTGGTCGAAATCTGTTTCGTCACAGCGCATTACCAGCTCATCGCAATGCTGGAGGAGAGCGCGGGCATGCCGCCGGAACCACTGCTGGGCAGGCCGCGCTCCCGTAGCGGCGCACAACCGCGCCGCCCGCGCACCGGAATCCGGCATCCCGCACCGGGTTTGAACCCCGGCACGCCGTGGACTCCCGGCGATGCGGCGCTGGCTCCGCAGCGGCCGCTGCGGGCGTTGATCGGCTGGTACGGGCGCACCATGGCCCGCGTCAGCACCCTGGATGCCGCCGAGGTCGGCGCCGCGCTGCACCCCGCGCCCGATACCGCCACCGACCGCGCGAAACTGCTGGCCCGCGCGGTCGCCGAACTCGATCGCGAATTCTTCCTGTCCGACGACACCTGGCGAGAGTTGCTGGACCACTTCACCGTTCGGCAGATCATGGAGCTGTGTGTGCTGGTCGGGCACTACCGCACGCATGAGATGATCGCCCACACGATGAACGCGGATCGGTAA
- a CDS encoding FG-GAP repeat domain-containing protein: protein MSGSRGRIAVMVCAVATAAQLAAGTARTDPGTPVFGPEHSVAVTVCGNSPTAEAIATGDFTGDRRADVAVTDLCGFGIRVLPGRGDGAFEPPRHLPTGIAPDGITAGDLDGDGALDLIVANAVGDIVTLYGDGTGGFAEQGRYFAWGVAPGAIRTADFDRDGRLDFAVAATPSTVFHNDGGRGAFTGRSLVAGFASVGLETADFDADGNADIVVASGFPVMLTVLYGNGTGDFGRARTVLAPDLIQEAIRVADVDHDGRPDVVGVTSLGGVNVWLGGEDSPRQSNWTIGTPGNAGLALADFDGDSQVDMVAADSITLHLTLWRGDGTGRFVRAEWHSAPASVESVEAVDLNGDGKLDLVAGPMVGPWISTYLHN from the coding sequence ATGTCCGGTAGCCGAGGGAGAATCGCCGTGATGGTCTGCGCGGTGGCCACCGCCGCACAGCTGGCGGCGGGAACGGCGCGGACCGACCCCGGGACACCGGTGTTCGGGCCGGAACACAGTGTGGCCGTGACCGTCTGCGGCAACTCACCCACAGCAGAGGCCATAGCCACCGGCGATTTCACCGGGGACAGACGCGCGGATGTGGCCGTGACGGACCTGTGCGGATTCGGCATCCGGGTGCTGCCCGGACGCGGCGACGGCGCCTTCGAGCCGCCCCGGCACCTGCCCACCGGCATCGCACCCGACGGCATCACCGCCGGTGACCTGGATGGCGACGGTGCGCTGGACCTGATCGTGGCCAATGCCGTCGGCGATATCGTGACGCTCTACGGGGACGGCACGGGCGGATTCGCCGAGCAGGGGCGGTATTTCGCGTGGGGTGTGGCGCCGGGCGCGATCCGGACCGCCGACTTCGATCGTGACGGGCGGCTGGATTTCGCGGTGGCGGCCACGCCGTCGACGGTGTTCCACAATGACGGCGGGCGCGGGGCGTTCACCGGCCGCTCGCTGGTCGCGGGATTCGCGAGCGTCGGGCTCGAAACGGCCGACTTCGATGCCGACGGCAATGCCGACATCGTGGTGGCGAGCGGGTTCCCGGTCATGCTGACCGTGTTGTACGGCAATGGCACCGGGGACTTCGGGCGTGCTCGCACAGTGCTTGCTCCGGATCTGATCCAGGAGGCGATCCGGGTCGCCGATGTCGATCACGACGGGCGTCCGGACGTCGTGGGCGTGACCAGCCTCGGCGGGGTGAATGTCTGGCTGGGCGGGGAAGACAGTCCGCGACAGTCGAATTGGACGATCGGCACGCCCGGCAATGCGGGGCTCGCCCTGGCCGACTTCGACGGCGACAGCCAGGTCGACATGGTGGCCGCGGATTCCATCACGCTGCATCTCACCCTGTGGCGGGGCGACGGCACCGGGCGGTTCGTGCGCGCGGAATGGCATTCCGCGCCCGCCTCGGTCGAATCGGTGGAGGCGGTCGATCTCAACGGCGACGGCAAGCTCGACCTGGTGGCCGGGCCCATGGTCGGCCCGTGGATCTCGACCTACCTGCACAACTGA
- a CDS encoding GMC oxidoreductase, producing MDSSQSGQQRFDFDWIVVGSGFGASVAALRLSEKGYRVGVLEQGRRFRDADFAEKASQLSRFLWLPAFGLRGILRLAPYKHATVLAGVGVGGGSLVYANTMYQPHSDDFYRHPQWAELADWRTELAPHFDTAKRMFGVEPYQGARPVDGLMRELSEDLGVPQGYRRTPIAVYFGEAGKTVPDPYFDGDGPARTGCVRCGQCMLGCRYGAKNSLPKNYLWLAEKAGATVLPELKVVDIAPLGGGSGEDGYRLTARRPGLSRRGAREFTARGVVVAAGALGTNELLAACKRNGSLAELSERLGEVVRTNDESIPAATTVADAADYRSDAAITSSIFLDEHTHFTNNTYGDGGALLSLVYGPATTADSALGRWAQFLAGYPGYLWQLLRNRHWSRRTVIFTVMRGTDVALRLRRGFGPGRLQTESTGPAPDGESAIQIASRVAALAARRMNGRPLAALGETLGSAPMTAHFLGGAVIGKDRDHGVIDSRHQVFGYTNLLVCDGSAVPANVGVNPSLTICAMAEAAMAHVPQAAAVPAGR from the coding sequence GTGGACAGTTCCCAGTCCGGGCAGCAGAGATTCGACTTCGACTGGATCGTCGTCGGCAGTGGCTTCGGGGCCAGTGTCGCCGCATTACGGTTGTCGGAGAAGGGCTACCGGGTCGGCGTGCTCGAGCAGGGGCGGAGGTTCCGGGACGCCGACTTCGCCGAGAAGGCCTCCCAGCTGAGCAGATTCCTGTGGTTGCCCGCCTTCGGGCTGCGCGGGATTCTGCGCCTGGCCCCGTACAAGCATGCGACGGTACTGGCCGGGGTCGGTGTCGGCGGTGGCAGCCTGGTGTACGCGAACACCATGTACCAGCCGCACAGCGACGACTTCTACCGGCACCCGCAGTGGGCCGAATTGGCCGACTGGCGAACCGAATTGGCGCCGCATTTCGACACCGCCAAGCGCATGTTCGGCGTCGAGCCGTACCAGGGGGCGCGTCCGGTGGACGGGCTCATGCGCGAACTGTCCGAGGATCTCGGTGTGCCGCAGGGATATCGGCGCACACCGATCGCGGTGTATTTCGGCGAGGCCGGAAAGACCGTCCCCGACCCGTATTTCGACGGCGACGGTCCGGCGCGCACCGGATGTGTGCGCTGCGGGCAGTGCATGCTCGGCTGTCGCTACGGGGCCAAGAACAGTCTGCCCAAGAACTACCTGTGGCTCGCGGAAAAAGCCGGTGCGACAGTGCTTCCGGAACTGAAGGTCGTGGATATCGCGCCCCTCGGCGGCGGATCGGGCGAGGACGGATATCGGCTGACCGCCCGTCGTCCGGGCTTGTCGCGCAGGGGTGCGAGGGAATTCACCGCGCGCGGTGTCGTGGTGGCCGCGGGCGCGCTCGGCACCAATGAGCTGCTGGCGGCGTGCAAGCGCAACGGCTCGCTGGCCGAACTCTCCGAACGGCTCGGAGAAGTGGTGCGCACCAATGACGAATCCATTCCCGCGGCCACGACGGTCGCGGATGCGGCCGACTACCGCAGCGACGCCGCCATCACCTCCAGCATCTTCCTCGACGAGCACACGCATTTCACCAACAACACCTACGGCGACGGCGGCGCGCTGCTCTCCCTCGTCTACGGACCCGCCACCACCGCCGATTCGGCGCTGGGCCGCTGGGCGCAATTCCTCGCGGGCTATCCCGGATATCTGTGGCAGCTGCTGCGCAACCGCCACTGGTCGCGTCGCACGGTGATCTTCACGGTCATGCGCGGCACCGATGTGGCGCTGCGCCTGCGACGCGGATTCGGCCCGGGTCGACTGCAAACCGAATCCACCGGCCCTGCCCCCGACGGCGAATCGGCCATCCAGATCGCGAGCCGGGTGGCCGCGCTGGCCGCCCGGCGCATGAACGGCCGCCCGCTCGCCGCGCTCGGCGAAACCCTCGGCTCCGCACCCATGACCGCGCATTTCCTCGGCGGCGCGGTGATCGGCAAGGATCGCGACCACGGCGTGATCGACAGCCGCCACCAGGTTTTCGGCTACACCAATCTGCTGGTGTGCGACGGCTCGGCGGTGCCCGCGAACGTCGGCGTCAACCCGAGTCTGACCATCTGCGCGATGGCCGAGGCCGCCATGGCGCATGTGCCTCAGGCCGCAGCGGTCCCGGCCGGGCGCTGA